In the Uranotaenia lowii strain MFRU-FL chromosome 1, ASM2978415v1, whole genome shotgun sequence genome, TTTTATGTGTCGAACAGAATGGATTATGTGACCACGGTACAGGAATACTTCGCCTCCAAGGGTTTGGTGGCGACAGTTGTTTTCCGGCGAAACAGCTTCGACGATCCGCACGGCAAATATCAGGAAAAATCTCGCTGCTATGATTTTCTGGTTTACTTCCTGCAGGAAAAATACGCACGCGATGCCGTTCGATTGTGTCACCGAGATATTAGGTGCGAAGTTTACCTAAGTGTGTTTTGTGGTAAGTAAACAGATTTTCAGACAAGCTTACTAAAAGTTTCTCAGGTTTTCAAAACACTGCATAAAATGCTTTCAACTAAATATCCgctaaagaatttgaaaaatcctgtgatcaatttaattttacgCTGCTGGAAAATGCGGAAATCATACCTTTTAATATAGGCCCACAATTTTAATCAATAGAAAAGTGTTACTAAACGGATCGTAAACTGTTTCTCTGTTTCACAGGTAGAACACCAGAAGTTTTTGATATATCTCGAAGCGCGAAGTACACTTTCCCGAGTCTTGGGAAAAGAGCAACTGAAATATCGTTCGaactattttttgccaaatatgGGCAAATCGAACTGGTACAGAAAGATTGCTGCACAGTAATCATTCAGTATGCAACTCCTAATGATCTACACAAAGCCATACGTAGTGTTGATTTTGTTGTGGCCGAAAAAGTAACACTAGATCGGCCGAAGCAACGATACCTGGAGAAGGATGTAATCGAAGAAATTCTGCGGCAAATTAGTAGCAATGCCCAGATTCTGTTACATTATCCTTCGCAAAGCATACTGGAAGTTGTTCGTGAGGGAAGAGAAATTCCTGCTGCATCGTTCATGGCGCTAAAAAAGAAGTACAGAAGTTTATATGTGACACCTCCAGACAGAAGAGCCAAGCAAAGGATAGCCCATGACTGCTACAAGAATGCTCGGGACGTTTTTGGTATAATCTGTGATTTCCCTCTCGAATATGATTGGAAAGACATCTTTACTGAAGCTAGATTGCTTTTCAAACAACTTAATCTATCCCGAGGGAATGCTGCCCTCGCAGCAGATAAACTAAATTACACTAAGCGTAAATGGAAAAGGAATGGAAGACATCCGGAGGATATGCCAAAGATAGAAGATTTGGAAACCTTTATACTGGAAAGCATACAAGTACCTGTCGAGGTGAAGGATTTACCGGAATCAATTGAACCGTCAAGGGATTGCGTGAAGGTTGTGAAAACTTTGCGAAAAAAGGCTCCGAAGAAAGGTCACAAAAAACGCAATCTGGATGGTCAAGGTAAGAAATGTAAAAAGAAATGCAAAGAAAATCGTTGAGCGATCGAGTCCGTATCTATTCGTTACGAAGAAAGTTAAGCGATGAGTTTGATACATTCTGAAAAATAGGCAtaggtttttataaaataatgagACAATTTTGACCAATAATTTGCAGTTTGgggataattttaatttaatttcaattttatcaataagaaaaataacttcaaaactcaaaacattcCACTTCTATAAACTTTCTTATATTGACCTGGCTTTTTGATGTCCGTGTTAGTGGAAACCATTTCAAAGCTCCATAAAAAACAAATCTGgaagaaattttatgttttctcgTTGATATAGGTGGTTTATTAGACTAGTTTCAAGTCTAAGGatgataaaaaaacagaaaggcaatttattgaaaacaaatgacaaaatgaaaacaaataaacacaGGCTTTATTATTTACTTCGAAATTACAGCAACCGAACAACTTAATATTTCCTTTGAATGgtttcaaatccaaaatttaatacTGCTATtttggttgaattaaaaaaacatcttatttCATCCATCAAATTCTCAAAGCACTCGAAAATGATCGTAACTAACACGGACATTATTTTCTGGTAAAGAATGCCTCCTGAGGATTGTAaaccgtttggcataaaagcgtttggcataatggtcatcATAACGGTCGTTTGGCGTAAATAAaaggtattgatttttttttggcatttttaacaACTTGAATGAGAGcttactaaataaaaaaaaagacaaaatgaaatTGACTGATAATAAACTTTGGGTGAACCTAGAAAGACGATGCCGTTCTACAATCATGGATCAAAACTAAGAGCAAGCTGCGCGTTCGAAAAAATGTGAAGTATGGTCTTTATGCTCCGCGGTGCGGATTGGGCTaggctaggggattgtccctagcttagGGTGAACTTGGGTGAATTGCTTTGAATAAACCTAGAAACTTGtaaatagaaagaaaaataatgtaggtatttcaattttttgctatatttgatgttattttacgtagttttaattttttctatgcAAAACGACTATTATGCCtaatgaccattatgccaaacggcatCATGTCTTAGGACTTTAAGCCAAACGGTGTAGCACCCTACTGAGGAGTTAGAAATGAAATCGCGCTTCGATTTTACAAATTGTGATAATAAAACCTTATAGTAAGCCTGAAATTTACTGCTAAATAAACGGAAAATGTGATACACAGTAAGCCACATCTCGCGTTGGTTTTTTCAATGACttcaaaaaagcaatattttattCCCGTGTTATATTCTCTCTGTCACTCTCAGatcttcttgttttttttttaattcacttgtGAGTAATCAAAAACCCAGGAATTGTTGAATGTTCGTCTTTTTTACATTGTTACGtacaattttctgttttttaggttcatttttcattttaatttaattttcgctCCGACCGAAACGAGAAAGCCTACTCTATTGTTtcctgttgattttttttcacttttttttgttgtttttttttttttaatttatcttattttgtCAGGCAGAGAAATTGGTTCCGTTCAACAAATGTATGTTTAGTTGAGAGTTTGTGGAGTAGTGTTAATTCGAAAATGGCGGCGTTCAATGTGAATGTGTGGGTCGTTATGTGATCGTGTTTTTGTGTGTTTGTGAGTGTATCTGA is a window encoding:
- the LOC129740693 gene encoding uncharacterized protein LOC129740693 isoform X2 — encoded protein: MVRSPEITECELECPMKSRRYNASDLNPTVPDERCRDGSFPLACHWPVYLGCFQVPLSKDPVVHVQEYFATKGLMATIVFLRCPKDDPNNDYQRRSWFYDFLVYFVSEQDARLAIEICHQEQWAGTLLNVFCGRTPDFFDESRSAMYHFPETYKSASEASYRAIFQRHGNVEIISKNCSTITIQYATQEDLKRAVSTVNFIPAEKVDSHRTKQRFLEHTVMDEILKKINENSSFLKQRPADNVLKSLCNGEKFNIPEYRIKKPKTFNIKTPRAIRDCIALKCFENAQLFFGVTCKFKVDFKAGSELQSCVKTSDNACYNEKLKANEPMESRFIEYSATRPVYAETYFPLASYWPVYLGCFYVSNRMDYVTTVQEYFASKGLVATVVFRRNSFDDPHGKYQEKSRCYDFLVYFLQEKYARDAVRLCHRDIRCEVYLSVFCGRTPEVFDISRSAKYTFPSLGKRATEISFELFFAKYGQIELVQKDCCTVIIQYATPNDLHKAIRSVDFVVAEKVTLDRPKQRYLEKDVIEEILRQISSNAQILLHYPSQSILEVVREGREIPAASFMALKKKYRSLYVTPPDRRAKQRIAHDCYKNARDVFGIICDFPLEYDWKDIFTEARLLFKQLNLSRGNAALAADKLNYTKRKWKRNGRHPEDMPKIEDLETFILESIQVPVEVKDLPESIEPSRDCVKVVKTLRKKAPKKGHKKRNLDGQGKKCKKKCKENR
- the LOC129740693 gene encoding uncharacterized protein LOC129740693 isoform X1 — protein: MVRSPEITECELECPMKSRRYNASDLNPTVPDERCRDGSFPLACHWPVYLGCFQVPLSKDPVVHVQEYFATKGLMATIVFLRCPKDDPNNDYQRRSWFYDFLVYFVSEQDARLAIEICHQEQWAGTLLNVFCGRTPDFFDESRSAMYHFPETYKSASEASYRAIFQRHGNVEIISKNCSTITIQYATQEDLKRAVSTVNFIPAEKVDSHRTKQRFLEHTVMDEILKKINENSSFLKQRPADNVLKSLCNGEKFNIPEYRIKKPKTFNIKTPRAIRDCIALKCFENAQLFFGVTCKFKVDFKAGSELQSCVKTSDNACYNGKIEKLKANEPMESRFIEYSATRPVYAETYFPLASYWPVYLGCFYVSNRMDYVTTVQEYFASKGLVATVVFRRNSFDDPHGKYQEKSRCYDFLVYFLQEKYARDAVRLCHRDIRCEVYLSVFCGRTPEVFDISRSAKYTFPSLGKRATEISFELFFAKYGQIELVQKDCCTVIIQYATPNDLHKAIRSVDFVVAEKVTLDRPKQRYLEKDVIEEILRQISSNAQILLHYPSQSILEVVREGREIPAASFMALKKKYRSLYVTPPDRRAKQRIAHDCYKNARDVFGIICDFPLEYDWKDIFTEARLLFKQLNLSRGNAALAADKLNYTKRKWKRNGRHPEDMPKIEDLETFILESIQVPVEVKDLPESIEPSRDCVKVVKTLRKKAPKKGHKKRNLDGQGKKCKKKCKENR